AATCATGTTGGAGCAACACTACACagagttttttaataaatgatttaatAAGACATTGGTAACTATCGATTACCAAATCAATAATTTACATTCAAGTAAAAAATTGAGATAGAGCTGTATTTTAAAGAACGTGCTTGTTGTTTACAATTTCTTATCTATTTGAACAGAAAACGAACTTTCCACACCCTTACAGAAGCCTTGCAGCCTCACAGTAAAGACTTGGACAGAGTCATTTGTAGATAAGAGTTGCAAACTGcgttctttacattttcttttgagATCAGCGCTTTGAGTggtcttactaaaaacatgaACAGGTAGGAGTAATTATTTTACCTTTGGTTctacacatactgtacaaagtgttaaaaataaaggtgcttcacgatgccataaaagaaacatttttggttCCATTAAGAGTCTTAAACATTTGAGAAACCTTTCTGTTTTCCAAAAGGTTTCTTGAAGTGAAAAAAGTGttcattaaattataaaaagatATGAAagaaattgtaattttttttaagaacaaCAGCAAGTTCAGACATTGTGGTCATGACGAAATATTTATCTTGCAAAACActgtttatataatatataaataaaataatattatattgtattgtattgttttacattacattatatttaatgaatattGTATAGACAGCAGGTTGTTACTTTAAAAATAGGCCATGACACTGAACACAGTAGGTAATTTGCAATAACAACCGGCTATTTACTTCATAAGTAAGATaagatttatttgaaatattttatttgcttatttttaatgaACACAGACCCTTTGCAAAGGTAAACccatttacttttacttttttaagataaggCAAGAAAGACGTTAAAAAATGTCATGATCAcaatatttggtttaatcatttgtaaatataatgtcacatatgttatgaaaaaatatttatatttcatttttgtgtattAAACTGtgcctgtcaaaatgatttgcagcatctgtGTTGCTTGCTGCGTGTTATTAGTTTTAAGcagttgttatctgggaataacaaacccgCCTATGTTGCAAAGGGCCAATCAGTAACatagatacatatatacatacatacatacatatatggGCGATTCCACAGTTTCAGTCCCCAAGGGGTGTAattaacaatataaataataccCAGttgttgtcatttttttatttttagttcaCTCTTTTGTTTAAGATAGATGTAAGAAATAATAAAGTTAATTTTATCCCACTAAGCCTAGGCATTATCGTGTAATaagactttattttatttccatCCCCAGAAATTGGGATGTCAGTGCATCTGGTCATTTCTTTCATTTCCTTATTTTGGTTCCTGAATTTTGGTGCCTAACATTTATATTGATGTGtcttttacaaaataatactgCTAACACTGAAAGTATAATTTCCTTATTCCACCACGATGCAATGGAAACATTCACTAACGTCCGTTACTCCTTCTGTTCAAACAGTTACGAATGTTAAACTATGAATCTAAAGGAAACAGAGATATAATTTTTCCATGTAATTTTATCAGTAGCAAAATGATAAAAACATCTTGTGTGGGACAAATTCTGATATGCGTTGCTAAATAAACAGGGGCACAAAGTTTCAGTCAAAAAATCATAACGTTTGAACATTTTATTCTGACACTAATTTTTGCTAATGGTTTCGGACCGAAAGCGGCGTCGTGTTCATCTTGAAAGAGCATGCATGGTGGTTGTATACATTTTGACAGATTCTGCACATTAAAGCTCCATTTAATGGCAGCTAGAGAAGAGGTCCTCAATCACTGGATCGCGACCCAGTACCGGgtcgtggacaagttgccacTGGGTTGCAAGGATGtcctgattttttttataatagccACATAATAGCTTGCTCGGGTATTTTGTCCTTTAAGAGCCGGCTTCAAATAAAATCGAtaatttctttctctttttttctgtctCTCGCATCAGAGTTTTGAGCATACactacttctaaaacacaatcgatcaaagaattgtatgactttatgaatcatttgcaaatgtacctcGCAAATAATGTCAATACGTGAAAACATTCAACTGTTACAtcgcaaatgactgaaaagtaattgcagAATTATCCAGCAAGTGTGgcaccatgatcaaaataaactcctttactgcagtaataatatGTAATGGGTACACTTTTAACGTATAGGTTTGAAAGGAACCTAAACATTTAGTcatgtgtcaatcatcattaaaatcATAACGTAAACGGGAGTCTCCGTGACTCAGCGCCCAGTGTTACATACATCAACTCAACTTTGATCAAAGTTTACTAGTTTACTAGTTTACCATTGCCAGATTAATCCTGCCTTTCACACAGCTGTATCCCAGGTTTTCTTAGGATGTTAACCTGAGAACAATAGCTTTCTCAGTGAAGATTGATTTTTGcagattgatttttttaatatgttttacttATCATCTGGAAAATTTATTGGCATCGATTATGCATGGGatgtataatttaaattattattgatatTGAAATATGTTAAGGTATCTCAGTCATGTTGCCTATAAtctcactctaaaaaatgctgggtgaATACTGGACAGAAAACACAGCTCCGTTTGTTTCAATCCATGGTTGGGTAACAACAACACAGCATAGGGTAATTTTTAACTCAGCAGTATGTTCTTTCCaatacttaaataaaataaaaataaaatacacaagTCAATGACTAATGGCAACAGAACATACAGCTCTGACCACATCaagattattttcagtttttctaAACATACTACTGTAGATGTATGCCCTTTAGGAAGActatcatttttgtttcattctgtCATCTACCgacatgtttttatttgcacTGATTTGCAGAAAACAGATAAACTAACAAAAAGATAAgtttatattcattttaaacaGCACTAatgttattacatttattttaggatTATTTAAAGAATGAATATTTGATGGAATATCTCAGATCAGATTTTTTCATACTGTATCATGATCTCAATCTTTTACATTGTTGTTGGGTGACTTTATGTCATTCCtgaggtttgcttttgttgtAATTTGAACAGACACTGGACTGAAATGGTGACAAAACATTTACTGTAGAAATTATGATTCTGGGAAATATTTACCATGAACGTTTTGTTCTTCAGCAGGTATATGCCTTTAGGAAGTGCACTGGTATTCATCTGCATACTTGTGCAACTCCACTGGAGCCATGAACAGGGCTGTGAAACGGGTGAAGAATGCAAAAACAAAGATGTGTACGACAAAAGCGTGACAGCAGTCCCGGAAAAGCTAAAAGATGGAGCTGATGAATTATATTTTGTAGGCAGTAAGATAAATACCATACCAAAATGGGATTATTCTAAAAAacctcaattaaaaaaaattgaatttttaGGAACCTCAACTCTATCTGTAGAGATAGGAGCCTTTGAGGGTTTACCTGATATCACGGCCATCGAGATATATGGCACCGAAGTGACATCATTACCTGTGGGTGTTTTTAAAGATCTCAACAACCTTACAAAACTTACTTTGAAAAGTAACAAAATCCAGAGCCTTGAAAAAGGGTTATTTGACGATTTAAAAAAACTTGAACAAATCTTTCTAAATATGAATGAAATTACAGCCATTGAGGAGGGGGTATTTGATAATTTGGAGAATCTCAAAATCCTGCATCTCGGAAAGAACAACCTTAGCTCTGTATCAACATCTCTCTTTTCAAAACTTAAAAACCTGCAGACTTTCAGGATTTATGAGAACCAGCTGACTGCTATTCCTGATGGGATTTTTGATCATTTCCCTGATCTGAAAGAAATTAGTTTGAATGGCAACAAAATCTCATCTTTACAACCGAATTTGTTTccacataaaagtaaattagcAATCCTAAATTTGGACAGTAATCTTTTATCTGAACTACCAGAAAATCTTTTTGTTGGTTTCCCTGCACTAAAGACTCTAACTCTGCATAACAATCAGCTTACCAGCCTGCCCAATGTCCTCTTCGGAGAAATGCCTAAATTAACAGATCTGAACCTTAGCCAGAATAATCTTTCTTATATACCAACTGGAGTCTTCAGCCCACTGAAGAGGGTGAGAAAGTTAGATCTCTCCTCAAACCAGTTTTTGAGTTTATCTGGAGAATTTTTTGAAGGTCTCGAGAAACTGTCTGAACTTAATCTTCAAAACAACTTCATACAATCATTAAAAGCGGAGGATTTTGAGAAAATTCAGTCTCTTACTACCCTCAAATTAGAAAATAACAATCTTCGAATCCTTCCTGGAGATGTTTTTCAAAATCTTCCAAAACTCAGTAAAGTTTACCTGAACAATAACCCGTGGCAATGTGACTGTGACCTGTTGCCTTTCTTTGAATGGATGAAAGACAATAAAGAAAAGATCAAGTCGAAATCTCCAGTACTTTGTGAGTCACCTATAGATATGCATAATCTAACTATATTGGATTTAAAAGAAGAACAATTGATATGTCGCACAACAACCCAATACGTTACCACTACTATGATCACCACCACATTGCCTACCACAACTTTATTGACAACACAATTAACAACAATTGCACCTACCACAACTACTTTAACAACAGCTCCACCTACGACAACAACATTAACAACAGCTCCACCTACGACAACAACATTGACAACAGTTGCACCTACTACAACAACTTTAACAACAGCTCCACCTACGACAACAACATTGACAACAGTTGCACCTACTACAACAACTTTAACAACAGCTCCACCTACGACAACTACATTAACAACAACAGCACCTACAACAACTATACCAACAACTATTCCGATGACTACGACAACACCACAGACCACCACAGTCATCACCACCGAACCAACTACTCAACTCACAACTTCACTGCCTACCACTGTCGCTACAACGAAATCTCCAACCACTACGTCAGCCCCCACAACTGCATTAACAACCACAATACAACCTACAACCACCTCGATTGTCACCACCACGTCAACAACCACAGTACAGCCTACAACTACATCCCTGATGACAACAATCGCTACGACTTCTTCAACTACATTGAACCCCACCACCACAACACCTTTTCCCACCACGAGTAGCAGTTTCATCTACCTTGACTCCCATCAACAATCTTTCTCAAGAGCTACACCTACCCACAGGTTCTCATCATGCAAGGCTCTTCTGATATATTACTCAACAATGCTGATAATAGAAATCTGCTGTACGGTGGTGCTGGCTAAGTATACATATTCACTATACTGCTCTCTCCAGAACAGAGAGAGACTCTACAACCAGGTAAAACTGACCCATTTCTCCTATACTAAGTCCATAACACTCAGACCTGTGGATGAGGCAGAGACTGTAGCTCTGTGAGGAGTTTTTTAAAAGACTACAAGAAGTTAACTGCTGTTTTTGATAAGAATGCACTTTTTGACTTGATGAGGATTTCACAGGGCGATAGTCTGGACTACAAAAATGTTCACAAAAATCAACACAGGATACTTTTCCATATTACTTTCAATGCTCCCACTTGCACTCACTGTCCTTATTCTGAAGTCATCTAAAACTATATGTATTCATCTACAGTATCTGGTCAGTAGTGAGCAGTGCCTGGTGGTACCATTGCAGAGAGATGTTTACTGTTAATGTTACACAGCAATGTAATATGTTTCAAAAGTCCTGTGAAGCTTAAGCCAACTGTGACACAACTATTTCATAAACATGTGTAGTATATAAATTCACTtttgtttaaatacattttaatattgtaaaTGTTGACTTATGATTAATTGCTTGGCACTGATGTTTCCTCATTTGTAAGATGTGAAAAAAGCAACTATAGTTGAAGGATGTTTATGCACTTTGGATACATGTTGGAAGATTCTTATTGTATATGtttaacaaaacataaaaaatatgtcatttaaataacaaaatgtgTTGAAATATCCATTCAGTCATCGGAAAATCATAGCAAAATTAACTGACAGCAAAAAATATGCCACTGTTAAAGTCTAGGCCGACATATTCCacatataatatgattttcAACTTATTTCATACTTGTGCAAGAAAATCATCTTGGATCAATGCTTACCAattttcagtagcctactgtgAAACATTTCAGTCATTCAAGACCTCGGCGTGTATTTTCTTATTTTcagccactaggtgtcaataTTGATTTAATTACTGGTGGTTTCTAGCCAGTCATTTTCACtggtattttttaaatcattttatataatttaattgaaaatagGCAAATGAAGACTGACTTAATGTAAAGGACTGCAAAATGGAGGCTTGTTTCCACCATGTTGTAAAGGGATAATGCAAtcaaattctgactttgtatctcagaattctgagaaaTAAAGTCACAGTTGTGAGAAACAAAGTCAgagtttcttttattgttttttgcaGCATGGCGGAAACAAGCTTCCATACTGCTACTTGTTGCGTGCACTGttataaattaaaaccttttgcCATAATGGATGCTTTTACGCTGTGTGTAAAAATTGACctttcattaatgttttttatatatatatataaattatttgtaatcaaatagaattttttttaaattgttttgtatCATGACATTTCATTGGGTAAGGGCTACAAATggatgcaccctacacaagGAGAGTTCACAGAGATAAAGTCTCAAAGCCGCTGTTGTTAAACATCTATCATATTACTAAATAGCCTACACTATTTTCTGCTGGTGAAGATATGGCTTGGGCGGAAATATTGACAACATTTGCAGTGATTACAATAAATTCAACACAAAGCTAACATTAAACACATGTTCAAAggtaaaaaagataaaaatatacatttttctttataATAATGAGTCCGGTTACTACCTTGTCTCCTCCTGACATAAACACTGACGCAAGGCAAAAAAATTCTCTCAGCCAATGAATACTAACAGAACTGATAATGATTCAGTATTTATGTGATAAATACAAAACAGTGGCCATGAAGACAAAAACACAGAGTATACAGAGAATAACACTAAATAATcactattttaataatataatacactGGCAGTGATACTATTTATAAGAGGATGCTATATAAACTGAATGTCACAGAAGATAGATGCTATTGGCTACTGTCAAGGGTAAACGGAAACAATCAGCCTATTGGTTGCAAACAGTGATGGATGCTATCCACACAAAGTGTAAATAGTTATGTGGCAGTTGTATTAAATGCAAATGGCCTGAGGAATAATGGGCGGAGTGAGTGTAAACAACCTGTGCCAACAAAGCACTAATATATTTCAACTcctgtaaaaaagaaaatacacaaaaagaATAGTATAGTTTAGTACAAAAAACATTCAACTTCTTGATATGCAAAATATCAGAAGGACAATAATCCATCACTTTCATTTGGGTATGATTCAGCATTGGACAGGGCTACGCCTACAAGGACAACTAGCCTGTCTGCCCTATGCCGACCATAACATATCACACACTG
This genomic interval from Misgurnus anguillicaudatus chromosome 8, ASM2758022v2, whole genome shotgun sequence contains the following:
- the LOC141365657 gene encoding uncharacterized protein — translated: MNVLFFSRYMPLGSALVFICILVQLHWSHEQGCETGEECKNKDVYDKSVTAVPEKLKDGADELYFVGSKINTIPKWDYSKKPQLKKIEFLGTSTLSVEIGAFEGLPDITAIEIYGTEVTSLPVGVFKDLNNLTKLTLKSNKIQSLEKGLFDDLKKLEQIFLNMNEITAIEEGVFDNLENLKILHLGKNNLSSVSTSLFSKLKNLQTFRIYENQLTAIPDGIFDHFPDLKEISLNGNKISSLQPNLFPHKSKLAILNLDSNLLSELPENLFVGFPALKTLTLHNNQLTSLPNVLFGEMPKLTDLNLSQNNLSYIPTGVFSPLKRVRKLDLSSNQFLSLSGEFFEGLEKLSELNLQNNFIQSLKAEDFEKIQSLTTLKLENNNLRILPGDVFQNLPKLSKVYLNNNPWQCDCDLLPFFEWMKDNKEKIKSKSPVLCESPIDMHNLTILDLKEEQLICRTTTQYVTTTMITTTLPTTTLLTTQLTTIAPTTTTLTTAPPTTTTLTTAPPTTTTLTTVAPTTTTLTTAPPTTTTLTTVAPTTTTLTTAPPTTTTLTTTAPTTTIPTTIPMTTTTPQTTTVITTEPTTQLTTSLPTTVATTKSPTTTSAPTTALTTTIQPTTTSIVTTTSTTTVQPTTTSLMTTIATTSSTTLNPTTTTPFPTTSSSFIYLDSHQQSFSRATPTHRFSSCKALLIYYSTMLIIEICCTVVLAKYTYSLYCSLQNRERLYNQVKLTHFSYTKSITLRPVDEAETVAL